The sequence CGGCCTCGATGCGCAACCTGGTGCGGATGAGGAAGCGGATGACGATTTGTTTCCCAAAAACCTCTCTCTCGGGCTCGAGCGGATGCAGGTTCTGCGCTACGGTGAGAACCCGCACCAGAGAGCGGCTTTTTACCGCTCTGCGGCGGAGGGGCTCTCCATCGCCGATGCCGAGGTGCTGGGCGGAAAAGAGCTTTCCTACAACAACCTGCTTGACCTTGCCGGGGCGGCTGAACTCATCGCCGATCTCGGCGGAACTGCCTGCGCCATCTTGAAGCATACGAACCCTTGCGGCGTTGGCATCGCGGACACTCCGGCCGAGGCCTATGTGCGCGGGCTGGCCTGCGATCCGGTGTCGGCCTTCGGCAGCATCATCGGCTATAACTGCCGGGTGGACGCGACAGCGGCCGAGGCCATGCGCGAGCTTTTCGTCGAGGCGGTCATTGCGCCCGAGTTCGACGAGGAGGCGCTCGCGATTTTTAGAAAAAAGAAAAACCTTCGCATCCTCCGGCTTCCCGGCCTTACCTCGCAGAAGCGTGAGGGACTCGATTACCGCGCCGTTCCCGGCGGGGTCCTTGTCCAGACGCCCGACAGCATGTCGGCAGAGGAGTTCGAGTGGAAAGTCGTCACCCCACGCGGGCCGACGGCGGATGAGGAAAAGGCGCTTCATATCGCCTGGACGGTTTCGCGCCATGTGAAGAGCAACGCCATCGTCCTCGCCGATCAGGCCGGCACGGTGGGAATCGGCGCTGGCCAGATGAGCCGTGTGGACTCGTCTCGAATCGCCGCTGACCGAGCGGTGCTCCCCCTAGAAGGGTGTGCGCTTGGCTCGGACGCATTTTTCCCATTCCGGGACGGGGTGGATGAGGCCGCCAAGCGGGGGGTCAAAGCCATCGCGCAGCCGGGCGGCTCGAAGCGGGACGATGAGGTGATTGAAGCCGCCGCTGAGCACGGTATCGCAATGGTGTTCACCGGCAGGCGCCACTTCCGCCACTAAAATGCAGCTATCCGATCTTTCGACGATCTTCCGTGATCAAGAAACCGCGGCTCCGCCTGAGATTTATCGCAGGGTCGAGGTTTTTTTGAACGCGCTTGCTGCGATTCCCAAAAAACGCTGGCGACCACATTTCAATTCGCAGGGAATCCGCGTCGAGGGCCCCGGCCTCGCCCGGATGGAGCGCCTTTTAGAGCGCCTGGCGCTGTCCTTTCAAGGCACCAAAATTATCCGCGTGGTGGGGACAAGCGGTAAGGGCTCAACCTCGCTGATGATTGCCGAGTCGCTTCAGGCGGCGGGGCGCCCCACGGCGGCTTTTTTTTCCCCGAATGTGACTTCTCTGGCAGAGCGTTTCTGGATTCGGGGCGCTCTGGCCGATGCCGGGGCGGCGGGCCGCGCCGCTGCGCGGGTGGCCGATGTGGCCGCTGCAATGGCTAAAGAAGATGAGGTTGGCCCCCCCTCTTTTTTTGAAAGCTCTCTTGCGCTGCTGTTGGTTGCTGCCGGGGAGGAGGGGTGCGAATACATCGTTCTCGAGGCCGGACTGGGCGGCACCTATGATGCGACCAACGCGGTGGGGCCCGGTGTGTTGGAGGTGATCACGCCGATTGGCCTCGATCACACGGATTTGCTAGGGGATACTATTGGGCGAATCGCACGGGACAAGGCCGGGATCATCACGCCGGGCGGAAGGGTAATCACAGCGCCTCTGGCCCCCGAGGCGGAAAATGAGGTCGTTGTGGCGGCCCGCGAGCGAAATGCCGAGCGGCACCGCTCGCCCGAGGTGGCGGGTTTTGAGATGGATGAGGCGGGATGTCTTTTTGATCTTGATTTTGGCGGCAATGAGATTTGGGAGGGAGTTCGCACCCAAATGATCGGTGCGCATCAGGCGATGAACGCTACGCTCGCGGCAGGGGCGTGCCACCTTTTGGGCGTGGGGGAGGCGGACATTCGCACCGGGCTTTATGTGGCCCGTCTACCCTGCCGGATCGAGCGCATGCCTGGCGAGCCCGCCGTCATACTCGACGGGGCCCACAACCGAGACAAGGCGCGGGCACTTGTCGATTCACTCACCGCCTGGCCCCTCTCGCGCCGCCTCTTCGTCCTGGGGGCGATTGGCGATAAAGACTACCTAGGGTTGGCCGAGGAGCTTGCTGGACAGGGGGAGCGGTTCTTCGTGACCGCCCCGCCGGGCGGCGCGCCGAGGCCGGGTCTGGCGCCGGGGAAATTCGCCCGGGCCTTGCGAGATGCCGGGGCGGCGAGAGTTTCGGAATTTCTCGACCCTTGGCAGGCCTTTGAGGTGGCCCTTAGAGTGGCTGGCGAGGATGATCTCGTCATTGTGGCCGGGTCGCTTTATCTTGCTGGCGAGTTTCGAAAAAAGTGGGTGGGTGAGGAGCTAATAATCGAGACGGGCACTCCTTTTCCGCCAGAGGTGTGGGTTTGAAGAAAATTCTTTCTTTTGTTCCGGGTGAGAAGGTCGTTCCAAAGGAGGCTGACTGCCGGGGTCGGCGGCTTGATTTCACCCGAACACGGGTGATGGGCGTCATTAATGTCACTCCGGATAGTTTCTCTGACGGTGGCCGGTTTCACGAACTCTCGGCGGCGCTTGAAATGTACACCCGAATGAGTGAAGCGGGGGCCGACATTATCGATATTGGCGGGGAGAGTACTCGACCTGGCTCGGGCGAGGTGGACGATACCGAGGAGCTCCTTCGAGTGATGCCCATCCTTGAGCAAATCGATATGACCCAAGGTCCGCTCGTATCTATCGATACGAGGAAGCCTATCGTAGCCCGTGCTGCCCTTGAGGCAGGCGTGCATATCGTGAACGACGTAAGTGGTTTTGGGAATCTGGAAATGATACGGGTGGTAGCAGAGGTGGGCGCGGCGGCGATCGTGATGCATATGAAGGGCGAGCCGCGCATGATGCAGGAGGCTCCGGTATATGAAAATGTTGTTCGTGAGGTGGCCGAATTCTTGGAGGAGCGGGCCTCTGCGGCAGAGCGGGGCGGGGTGGGGAGCGTTTGGGTGGACCCCGGCATCGGGTTCGGCAAGAGTTGGGATCATAATTTGGAAATTTTAAGGTCCTTCACATTGTTTAACGAAATGGTGCGCCCGCTGGTTATCGGTGTGTCGAGAAAAACCTTCATCGGACAGGCAACAGGGGTCCAGGAGGCCGAGGCGCGCATGATGGGCTCTAAATTGACTGAAGGTTTTGCTGTGCTGGGCGGCGCGGATGTCATCCGAACTCACGATGTTCCCGAGGCGACAGAGGTCATCCGGATGGCCGAGGTCTTAGCGCGCGGTACGATTAAGCCTGAATAGAAAATGATGCAATCGAATTTGAACCAGGGGGATAGAAAAGGCAGTGATTGAATACATATTCGAGTTTTGGTGGATGCTCCCGATTGCGTTTTGCATTTGTCTGATAGCGACTAGTTCAAGTGTTGAAGGCGCTGTATTTTTTACACCGATATTTATTCTGGTGTTTCCCCTCGTCGCAGGGGTGATGATCGTGCCTATCGAGGCGATATTTCTTGCTCTCTCGATTGAGCTGTTTGGTTTTGGTAGCGCCATGATTGGCTATCTTCGGCGCAATCTCATTGACCTCGACATCGTGAAAAAGGTGCTCCCTGTTTCGGTGCCGGTGGGGATGGGCTTCGGTTTTCTAGCCCACTCGGTGCCCTCGCACATCATTCTTGGGGCGCTGGGGGGGTTGATGACCGTCCTCTCAGGGCTGATGCTCTACTCGTTTCTCGCGGGAGGAATACATGGCGAGGAGAGCGAGGAAGGTCAAGGTTCTCCGACCCGAGTGGACTCTCTCGGTCGTCGCTACTGGTACCACTACGAGCACGGGCGCATTGGCTACGCTTGGTCGGTCATGGGTGGTATTTTGGTCGGCCTGACTGGCATTGGCATCGGCGAGTTGACGACCACTACGCTGATTATTCGGAACCGTCTTCCCGTCCGGGTGGCAGTAGGTACTGGTATCATGATCGTCTTCTTTACAGCCTTCATGGCCACTTTGGTACACGCTTATGTGTTTTCTTCAGGCGAGCTCAAGGTGCATTGGAACATCTTGTTTATGACGATTCCCGCTGTTGCCTGTGGTGGGCAGGTCTCTCCTTTCATCAATAGCCGGGTGGACGGCGAGAAAATGAAAGCATTTTTGTCGTTGGTTTTTATTGTCGTTGGCAGCCTGCTTTTCTGGCGTGGGCTAGGAAGCTGACTTGGCTTAGAAGTTATTGGCAGAAGACTAGTAATGATATTCAGTTCTCAATTTTACTGGAGCAACTCAAGGATTTGGTGGCTACAATAATTTTTGCAAGACCCAAATAATCTTTCCAATTATAATGTTTTCAATACTATCGCTTGCCTTAAAATCCATGAAATCGAAATTCCCGCCAAGCTTATCATTAAGGAGCCATAGCCTCGAGTCGCTCATACTAAGGTGCCGAATAGCATTGATGCTTGCTTCGTTGGGTGATTTCCTCTTTAGGGCGGTGTTGAGGGCATAGGCAGCATTTGGAGGAATTTTTCATCGTCCCGGTCAATAACAATACTGTCAACCGCCTTGAGGTTGCAGATTGGTTTACGCACATATTCATTTCTCCTCGGGCACCTAATGAAAAAAAGTTGCAATTCTTTCAAGAGAACTTTAGGGAAATATTTCAATAGAACTAAAGAACTGTATGTAGATTCAGATTATTCCCACCTACTAATTTATTCAGACTTGATGGGGATTATTTAATAATGGCTCTATGGAAAAATTTATCAAAAAAATAAACCTATAGTATTTGATAATGTCCTCGATGTGGATTCCCCTTTGCGTGCTCTTGGAATAGCTAATTATGGTCAGGAATATTGTTTATATGCCTATTAAGCAAAATGGTATTTGTATAGCGCATGTATCACTTTCAAGTGCCAAAATTTGAGCCTTCACTAAAGAGCATCTTCAACTTCTTTCCTCAATTGCTGGGTATTTAGGTGGGATGTTACATAATATAAGGACTTATCGTGAAATTGAAATTAATGATGAGACACAAAAAGTCGCCCAAATAGGCGTATGGGAAAGAAATATTCAAACTGCTGATATATTTTGGTCTAATGAGTTGTATCGATTTTTTGGTTTCGTACCCGAAGAAATTCGTCCGGTAAATGAAGTGGTTTGGCAGAGAATTCATCCGGATGATCTGGATTTGGTAAGAAAAGCCTATTGGGTGGCTGTTAATTCCGGCTTGTCTTACGAAAATGAGTTTCGTGTGATCCTCCCAGGGGGTGGTGAACGAGTAATAAATTCAAAATGCCAAGTTATGTCCGATGAAACAGGAAAACCAATTAGATCAATTAGTTCTTCACGAAATATTTCCAATCTTCGGTAGTCGGAAAAAAAGGTGAGAGAGTCACTGTTTACCCGAATGTTGAACCCTTCACAGAATTGATCTAATGATAGCCTGACATTTGGGCTAGTACGCACTGAGATATTTCCATCATGAAGATTTCCGCAAGTCGCCTGCGATGCGAAATAATCTCAGGGTACGGATGCTACATGATCCGCCTCGGCTCGATTTTTATGTAATTCAAATCACTGTTAGCCTCATTTTCCCGCCAATATCCTGAATGTCCCTCGAATTTGTAGTCCAGGTTACAGTGATTTCGGCCTCAGGTGAATAAATTCTACTTAGATGGTTGCTTTATAGGGGTGGCTGACAGGGTCTTTTCCCAAACGCTATCGAATGACCAACGCCGGAGGAGGCACAAATGGATATTGAGAGATTCCCTCCAGAAAGTCGGGTGCTTGTTGCCGCAAGCGGTGCCGCGAGCAAGGCGCATCTGCGCCGTGCTTTCAGAGAGTTCCAGCTAGAGGACGTGACATACCTTGAGGATTCAACAGAAATTCTCCGCACGGGTCGTCACAAGAAATTTTCGCTCATTCTCATTTCAACCTCGCTTTACGCAACTAATGCCTACGATCTGTTTTTTTTGATCCGTCAGGAGGGCAAAAATAAGGAGACGCCCATTGTCCTTCTCTACACACAGGGCGAAGAGGCGCTCGCCAAGCGTGTTTCCATGATGGGTGCGAACGGCATCATCGAGCGGCCGATATCGACTGAAATTCTCCAGGAAGTTCTTGAGGAGAGCCTAGGTATGAGGATCGTCACCATCGCAGACAAGATTGAGGAGAAACTTGGTGCTGACCTTGAACTCATTGATGATTACTGTGACGACGAGGTGGCTGGAGAACTTCCCATCTCCTGTGCCTCCGAGAGTTCAAAAGAGCGTGGATTTGAAATGCTCGAGGACGACCAGTGTGAGGGCGCAGAAAAAGTATTTCTCGATCTCATGAAAGAGCACGGCGATTCCGTCGAGCTTTACTTCGACCTAGCCGAGGTTTGCTTTGCCCGAGGTGAGAGTGATGCCGCTGAGGAAATGCTACTCAAGGCCGAGCAGATCGACCCGGAGTCGAGAAAGAGTTTCATGCACCGCGAGCGATCCTTCGTTTATCGTGGAAACAAAAAACTACGACGAGAGAAACACAGCAGCGCAAAAAATGAGTTCAATGGCGCCATCGCTGCGAATGGGAAAAGCGTATCTGGTTATTTTGGCTTGAGCGAGAGTTACCGAGGCCTCGGGGATGAGACGCGGGCTGAGCAGCACCATAAAACCGCCATGTCCATCGATCAGCGGCCCCAAGATTTTCATGTATATAACCGCATCGGTATTTCGGCGCGCCAGGAGAAAGACTATAAAAAAGCCATTGACGCCTATGACCGCTCACTAGCATTCGATCCTGACGATCCGGTTTTAATTTACAACAAAGCTGTAGCGCTAGTAGGAATGAGGCTCTACAAATCTGCCATTGCCAACCTCGACAAGGCTCTCGATATCGATCCGGGCTTCACCGAAGCTCGAAATGTGCGCAGCGCTATAATTGAAGTAATGGTGCCGAGTAGGAAGGGTCGCGAGCCCATAAACACTGATAGGCCAAAAGAAAAACCCCGTATGCGCAAAACCGGATAGCTCCGACCGTTTGATAGTAGCGGGTAGCTCTAGCTTCCTTTGGTGCCTTGTTGACACAAATTCTCTGCATATCTACGATTTGGGGTCCCGCCGGGATCCTGTGGGGACCTGGACGGAGGTTTTAGAGGAAATCGGCCCGCAAATTAACGTTAGGTAGGCGTTCACCTTTAGGAAAGGGAGCGACCATGAGCACTGTTTCCACGCGTAGGAAAATCACTACAAAGACAATTCGGGCCCGGAAGGGCAAGACGAAAATCACTTCGCTGACAGCTTACGACTATCCGACGGCCAAGCTGGTGGATGCTGCCAGAGTGGACGTTATCCTAGTTGGCGACAGTCTGGGGATGGTGGTGCTTGGCTACCCGGACACGACGCACGTCACGGTAGATGACATGGTTCATCACACTAAAGCGGTGAGCCGGGCACGGCCAAACGGTCTGCTGGTGGCGGATATGCCGTTTCTTTCCTTTGGCGTCACCCGTAGCGAAACAATTTTGAATGCGGGTCGGCTTATTCGCGAAGGCGGGGCCGAGGCGGTCAAACTTGAGGGCGGGGTGCGTGTGAAGGACGATATCCGGGCGCTGGTTGAGTGTCAGATTCCGGTGATGGGGCATGTGGGGCTTACCCCGCAGAGTGTGCACCATTTTGGTGGTTTTCGGGTGCAAGGGAAAAAAGATGATGATGCGGATCAAGTGGTTCGAGATGCCGTGGCTGTTCAGGAAGGGGGGGGGTTTAGCGTTGTATTGGAGGGAATTCCCGCCCCGCTGGGCGCGCGGATTACGCGTGAAATTGATATTCCCACTATCGGCATTGGCGCTGGGGTCGAATGTGACGGCCAGGTGCTTGTGACACATGATATGCTAAATCTTTTTCAGGATTTCACCCCAAAATTTGTCAAGGTTTACGCCGACCTGGGTGGAGATTCGCTTGAGGCGATGGAGCGTTTCTGTCAAGAGGTTCGGGACGGCATCTTCCCCGCCGAGGAACATTCTTTTTAATCCGTCCCCAGGTCGACTTCCGTCCACAAGGGTCAACACTTCTCTGGTTGGTCTCCCCGGGCGGCGGCGGGGTGGCCATGTATATGGCGCTGGGCGAGGGCTCCTGGGCATCAAATTCATATGTTGTTGAAGGAGGCATCGGTATCTGGGAGGATATCTCGATCACAGCCACATCTCGCACATAAGGCTGCATTTCTTTCGCCTTAATTTTTTTCCCCCACTTTACACCACCACCACAATATATTGTGCCTTCCCCGTTTAAATGTTGTAAAATAACAATATAATTTGTATGTATCGTTTTATGTTCGTTTTTCTCGACCCTCCATTTACTTTATTTGAACATCCGAGAAAAGTGTGATGCCGCTCGCCTTTATCTTCAAAAATAATTGATTTCATTTGATTTTCTTCATTTTCATGTTGACACCCCCTATCTAAGAGGTTATATGTGGATTGTTCAGTGGTGAAATGTGGGGGGCAGTGGGGAACAAAGACATGTTTATTAGCTCCCATGCAGTTTCAATAGACGCGAAAGGGCGCGTCGGCATCCCCGCCCGGTTCAGGGAATATTTGAATGCAACCTTCGGGGATCGCCTCATTTTGCTTGATATGGACGGGTGCATCTTCGCGTATCCCCAAGAGGAGTGGCAGCGAAGGTTCAGCGACCGCTTTCGCGAGCTTCCCACCCACCGGGAGGCGGTAAGGCGCTACGTGAGGCAGATGTACGGCAAGGCAGCGCCCGTAGAAGTAGACAAGCAGGGGAGAATCTTGTTGCCCGCTCGCCTTAGGGAGGCGGCAGGCATCGAGAAAGAGGCCATCATCGTCGGACTCGAAAACAAATTCGAGATCTGGGGCCGGGAGCGCTGGGAGCAAATGATGCAAGAAGAGCTCCCGGAACTCGAAACACCCGGCGAGGGTTCCGGCGAGGGCCAGATAGAGCTGGAGTTTTAGATTCCAGCACAAAGCTTCAAATGGGGGGGCTTTGTAGGTGAATATCGCATTAGCCCAAATTCAAACGGACGGCTACCGCTCCTCAAAGCGGCAGCCGCTCCTTGAGATGAATATGAACACGTCTCACGTTCCGGTCATGGTTCGGGAAGTCCTGGACTTCCTGTCGCCAGCTCCGGGAGCTGTGTCCTTGGATACTACCTTGGGCGGAGGAGGGCACAGTTTTGCGGTTCTGGAGGCGATTCAACCATCGGGTGTGTTGATCGGCTGTGACCGGGACGGAGACGCGGTAGTTGCAGCGCGCAGGCGCTTGGCCTCCTTTGGGCCCAGTGCTCGGATCCACCATTCCCACCATTCCGAAATCAAGCGCGTCGTTGCTAGCGAGGGTTTTGAGGCGGTCGATTGCGTGCTCTTCGACCTCGGTCTCTCCTCGATACAACTCGACACCCCGGGCCGCGGCTTCCGGATGGACTCGCCCGATGCCCTCGATATGCGGATGGATCAGGGCGGCGGCCCAACGGCGGCCGATCTGGTGAACGAGCTTCCTGAAAAAGAACTTGCGGACCTTATTTATCAATACGGCGAGGAGCGAAAATCTCGTGCTATCGCGCGGGCGATCGGGCGGGCCCGCGCGCGCAAGCCACTGGAGCGTTGCGAAGAACTTGCTGCAGTGGTTGTCTCTGCCGTCGCTCGTAGCGGCGGCGGAGGACGCGCGAGATGGCGCATTCATCCGGCCACGCGAACCTTTCAGGCGCTTCGCATCGCTCTGAATCGAGAGATGGAAACTCTTGAAGGAGCCCTGCGGGATGCCGTGGACTTATTGCGGCCCGGGGGGCGCATCGCTGTCATCAGTTTTCATTCGCTTGAGGATCGAATCGTCAAGAACGTATTCCGCGAGTTGTCCTCTGGCCGCGATGCTGCGGGCGATGACGCTCCGGCGACGCTTAAATTGTTAAATCGCAGAGTCGTAAGGCCCAGTGATGCTGAGGTCGCGGCGAATCCCCGTTCCCGTAGCGCAAAACTCCGGGCGGCGGAGAAAAGGGAAGCCGAATAAGCGATGTGGCGCCTCCGCAGGAGCGGGCGCGGCCCGAAAGGCAGTAAGAAGGCCTGGGCCGGATGGGAATTTCAGATACCCGTCTCAAGGGTTGCCATGATTGTTGGCTCCCTGGCGGTGAGTGCTCTCGCCCTGGCGTGGCCGCATCTTGAGATGGTGGAAATTGGATACGAAGTTGCTCGCTTAAAAAATGAGCGTGATGTTATGGCCCAGGAGCGTAGGGTCCTCCGGGTTGAAATTGCAGCACTTCGCCAGCTGGATCGGGTCGAGACAATAGCCCGAAATAAGCTGGGGATGGTTTTCCCGAGGCCGAATCAGATTGTTTATGTAATGGTTCCGGCTCGGCACCCATAAATATTTTTTAAATTTTTATATCGTCCTATCCGCCCGGACCGGGAAGCGGACCATGAAGAATAATTTCTTCATCCGTCTGATCGTGTGTGGCGCTCTCGTTGGCCTCGGCTTCGGTGCGCTCGCCGTGAAGCTGTTTATTGTGCAGATACGTGATCGCGATCGACTGGTCGCCTACGCTGATCGCCAGCTTCGCCGCACCCTGAGTGTCCGCGCCAAACGCGGGGATATTCTCGACGGACGGGGGCGCCCGCTGGCCGTGAGCATGGATGCGCCTTCTTTGTATGCGAATCCGAGGGCGGTGAAAAATCCCGATGCGCTGTCCCGCAAACTTGCCGAAATTCTGGGTGTTTCCCGCCGGAATCTTAAAAGAAAATTGAAAAGCAGGGGCCGCTACGTTTGGCTGCGGCGCAAGCTCTCACCGGAGCAAAAACGGCTTGTGACCGATCTGGGTGTCTCTGGCCTGGGGTTCGTCACCGAGAGCCGTCGATTTTATCCCAAACGCGAGATGGCCTCCTCGCTGCTCGGCTTCGTCGGGGTGGACGACAACGGACTTTCGGGCATCGAGTCAGCTTTCGAGAAGGAAATGGAGGGGCACCTCGGTCGAATACGTATTCAGCGAGATGCCCGGGGGCGCTCGGTTCATCCCGAAGCGACTGTCGTGACCCGTGCCGAGCCGGGTGCCGATGTGCGTTTAACTGTTGATGAGGTCATCCAGTACATCGTTGAAAAAGAGTTGCAGATTCAACTCAAAAGAACAGGGGCAAGGCGGGCAATTGGGGTAATGGTCGAGCCGCGCACCGGTCGGGTTCTCTCGATGGCTACGGTACCGGGGTTCAATCCGAACGTCTATGGACGCTATGCCCCCGCTCTTTGGCGGCAGGCGGCAGTCCAGGACATCTACGAGCCGGGCTCGACCTTCAAAATTGTGACGGCGGCAGCCTATATCGAATCGGGCGGAGATCTGGGCAAACGCTATTTTGCGGAAAACGGTAAATATCCGATCGGCGTGGGTCGGTTCACGCTGCATGACCACAAGAAATATGGGTGGCTTACCGCCGAGGAAGCTGTGCTGAAGTCCTCAAATATCGCAATTTATAAGATGGCCAAAGATGTTGGCGCCGTGCGTATTCATGCGATGGCCCAGCGTTTTGGATTCGGCAAAAAAACCGGGATCGATTTTCCGGGGGAGGCGGGCGGTATTTTTAGGCCGCTCAAGCGCTGGTCGGGCACTTCCCTTGCGTCGATATCGATTGGCCAAGAGGTCGGTGTAACTCCCCTGCAGATGGTGATGGCGGTGGCCGCCATTGCAAATGGCGGCGTGCTGCAGGTGCCCCGGATTGTAGAGGCACTCGAAAGGCGGGGGCGCATTCTCCCCCGCACCGAGCCATCCGTGCCCCGAAGGGTGATATCGGAGCGAAGCGCGAATCGCCTTGCTGCGGTCCTGCGGAAAGTCGTCAGCAGCGGCACCGGCGCATCGGCTGAGGTGCCTGGCTATGGCGCCGCTGGCAAGACGGGAACCGCGCAGATGGCAATGCCGGGAGTCAAAGGCTACAGCAAAGATCAATTCATCACATCGTTTGCCGGTTTCGTGCCCTACGAAAATCCGCGAATTGCCCTGATCGTCATGTTCGATGGCGGACAACTTGGAGGGGCTTCGTGGGGCGGGACGATAGCAGCGCCGGTCTGGAAGCGAATCGCATGGCAAACGATGCGTTATTTAAGGGTGCCGCCGAAGGGTGCGCAGGTGGTGGCCCTGAGAGACGACGTGTTCATCCCGGAGCGTATCCCGGGAATGGAAAAAGTTTCATTCGGAGAAAAAGTGTTTCGTGTGGTGAAAAAAGTGCGGGGGGTCCTGCATGACCGGTTGCCCTCCCCGGAGTCGGTGCGTTGAGGTTGAGTCTGATGGCAGAAGAGCGGACAGCGGATTTGATTGAATTGGCCCGGGCCGTTTCCGGCGCACGGGTGGAGGGTGCCGAAAATGTCCAGGTGTGTGGAATGGAATTCGATTCCCGGCGCGCCATGGCGGGGAATCTTTTTGTCGCGGTGCCAGGCTTTGAGGTGGACGGGCACGAGTATGCAAGGGCGGCCGTTGATGCCGGTGCGGCGGCGCTTGTCCTTGAGCGTGAGGTCGATGGAATTCCGGCGGATTTTCCGCGAATCATTGTTCCGTCGAGCCGCGAGGCAATGGCGCTCATCGCAGATGCTTTTTATGAGCACCCATCAGGGGAGCTTGCCTTGGTTGGGGTGACCGGCACGAACGGTAAGACGACGACGACGTTTCTCATTGACGCCATTCTCGGGGCGGCGGGACGTGTGACCGGCCAAATGGGAACGATTCAATACCGGGTGGGGAGTCAGGTAATTGAAAATCCGAGAACGACATCCGAGGCGCCTGATCTTCAATTCTATCTATCTCAGATGCTTGAGGCGGGAGCGAGCCATGCCGTGATGGAGGTTTCGAGCCATGCCCTTGATTTAGGTCGCGTTTTGGGATGCGAATTCAAGGCTGCCGTGTTCACCAACTTGACGCAGGACCATCTCGATTTTCACGGTGACATGGAGCGTTATTTTCAGGCCAAGCTTCGCCTTTTCACGGAGATGGCGCCCGAGAATTCGATCTTGAATCTAGATGACCCCTGGGGGTGGAAAATCGCTGATGAAGCTGCGATCAGAGGCGCGGTCATCGGCTACGGCATGAACGAGAAGGCTGATGTTCGGGCCGAGGGCCTTTCTATTAGCGCCGAGGGGATGCGCTTTGATTTGGTCGCGCCTGAGGGAAATGTCCCCGTTGAGTCGGCGCTGACGGGCCAGCACAACGTAAGCAACATTCTTGCGGCGGCGGCGGCTTGTCTTGCCCTGGGGCTTACCCCGGCGGAAGTGGCCCAGGGTATTCGTGAATTAAAAAGCGTGCCCGGGCGCTTTGAAAAGGTGGATCTCGGCCAGCCGTTTCTTGTTGTGGTTGATTATGCCCATACCGAGGACGCTCTGGCACGGATACTCGAATTCGCCAGGCCGGTGACGAGGGGGCGGGTGTTGACGCTGATGGGCTGTGGCGGGGACAGGGACAAGAGTAAACGGCCTCGAATGGCGATTGCGGCCCTTGAGGGCAGCGACCGCGTCTACATGACCTCGGACAATCCCCGGACAGAGGCGCCCGAGGCGATTTTAAAAGAGGTGGAAGCAGGCGCCGATCAGGTCGAGGGCGGCAGAGCGCGCTCGTGCACCATCGTTGATCGGCGCGAGGCCATCCAGAGCATTCTAGCCGAGGCGCGGTCTGGCGATACGGTGGTGATCGCCGGCAAGGGCCACGAGACATATCAGGAAATCGGAACCAGGCGCTATCCGTTTGATGATCGCCAAGAGGCAAAAAAATCTCTTCAATCGCTGGGGTATGGGAACTAACTATGGCAGCGCAATTTACGGCAGGGGAAATTGAAAAGGTGGTTTCG comes from Nitrospinaceae bacterium and encodes:
- the purH gene encoding bifunctional phosphoribosylaminoimidazolecarboxamide formyltransferase/IMP cyclohydrolase: MSEKRRAVISVSDKKGATELGKMLSETGWEILSTGGTAKALREGGVPVTDVSAYTGQPEILGGRVKTLHPKLLGGILARLPDQAEEMKGNGIEPVDLVAVNFYPFRETIARPGVTPAEAVEQIDIGGPTMVRASAKNHGRVTVLVDPEDYPKVIEQLSKDETVSDDLRRNLARKAFGYVSDYDAAISAYLSGLDAQPGADEEADDDLFPKNLSLGLERMQVLRYGENPHQRAAFYRSAAEGLSIADAEVLGGKELSYNNLLDLAGAAELIADLGGTACAILKHTNPCGVGIADTPAEAYVRGLACDPVSAFGSIIGYNCRVDATAAEAMRELFVEAVIAPEFDEEALAIFRKKKNLRILRLPGLTSQKREGLDYRAVPGGVLVQTPDSMSAEEFEWKVVTPRGPTADEEKALHIAWTVSRHVKSNAIVLADQAGTVGIGAGQMSRVDSSRIAADRAVLPLEGCALGSDAFFPFRDGVDEAAKRGVKAIAQPGGSKRDDEVIEAAAEHGIAMVFTGRRHFRH
- the folP gene encoding dihydropteroate synthase: MKKILSFVPGEKVVPKEADCRGRRLDFTRTRVMGVINVTPDSFSDGGRFHELSAALEMYTRMSEAGADIIDIGGESTRPGSGEVDDTEELLRVMPILEQIDMTQGPLVSIDTRKPIVARAALEAGVHIVNDVSGFGNLEMIRVVAEVGAAAIVMHMKGEPRMMQEAPVYENVVREVAEFLEERASAAERGGVGSVWVDPGIGFGKSWDHNLEILRSFTLFNEMVRPLVIGVSRKTFIGQATGVQEAEARMMGSKLTEGFAVLGGADVIRTHDVPEATEVIRMAEVLARGTIKPE
- a CDS encoding sulfite exporter TauE/SafE family protein, whose protein sequence is MIEYIFEFWWMLPIAFCICLIATSSSVEGAVFFTPIFILVFPLVAGVMIVPIEAIFLALSIELFGFGSAMIGYLRRNLIDLDIVKKVLPVSVPVGMGFGFLAHSVPSHIILGALGGLMTVLSGLMLYSFLAGGIHGEESEEGQGSPTRVDSLGRRYWYHYEHGRIGYAWSVMGGILVGLTGIGIGELTTTTLIIRNRLPVRVAVGTGIMIVFFTAFMATLVHAYVFSSGELKVHWNILFMTIPAVACGGQVSPFINSRVDGEKMKAFLSLVFIVVGSLLFWRGLGS
- a CDS encoding PAS domain-containing protein; the protein is MLHNIRTYREIEINDETQKVAQIGVWERNIQTADIFWSNELYRFFGFVPEEIRPVNEVVWQRIHPDDLDLVRKAYWVAVNSGLSYENEFRVILPGGGERVINSKCQVMSDETGKPIRSISSSRNISNLR
- a CDS encoding tetratricopeptide repeat protein; this translates as MDIERFPPESRVLVAASGAASKAHLRRAFREFQLEDVTYLEDSTEILRTGRHKKFSLILISTSLYATNAYDLFFLIRQEGKNKETPIVLLYTQGEEALAKRVSMMGANGIIERPISTEILQEVLEESLGMRIVTIADKIEEKLGADLELIDDYCDDEVAGELPISCASESSKERGFEMLEDDQCEGAEKVFLDLMKEHGDSVELYFDLAEVCFARGESDAAEEMLLKAEQIDPESRKSFMHRERSFVYRGNKKLRREKHSSAKNEFNGAIAANGKSVSGYFGLSESYRGLGDETRAEQHHKTAMSIDQRPQDFHVYNRIGISARQEKDYKKAIDAYDRSLAFDPDDPVLIYNKAVALVGMRLYKSAIANLDKALDIDPGFTEARNVRSAIIEVMVPSRKGREPINTDRPKEKPRMRKTG
- the panB gene encoding 3-methyl-2-oxobutanoate hydroxymethyltransferase is translated as MSTVSTRRKITTKTIRARKGKTKITSLTAYDYPTAKLVDAARVDVILVGDSLGMVVLGYPDTTHVTVDDMVHHTKAVSRARPNGLLVADMPFLSFGVTRSETILNAGRLIREGGAEAVKLEGGVRVKDDIRALVECQIPVMGHVGLTPQSVHHFGGFRVQGKKDDDADQVVRDAVAVQEGGGFSVVLEGIPAPLGARITREIDIPTIGIGAGVECDGQVLVTHDMLNLFQDFTPKFVKVYADLGGDSLEAMERFCQEVRDGIFPAEEHSF